A region from the Leptospira venezuelensis genome encodes:
- a CDS encoding SseB family protein, with protein sequence MSNLKKILSSIKEYFEPIPKFDGENANFREAIYLYSKNRSEKNLEKLSAELTKAYFLIPHAGEEAAAKKAKPKKKVAAKKKKTSPKKGPKPIVLLYVSDEHGRVFLPAFSHPSESFRYFKKETALVPITARELWALGLQNKGVSGVAIDPGSTLWLLSRDHLELLQKEK encoded by the coding sequence ATGTCCAATTTAAAAAAAATTCTTTCTTCTATTAAAGAATATTTTGAACCTATACCTAAATTCGATGGAGAAAATGCGAACTTCAGAGAGGCAATCTATCTTTATTCTAAAAATCGTTCTGAGAAAAATTTAGAAAAACTTTCCGCCGAACTTACTAAAGCTTATTTTCTAATCCCTCATGCAGGTGAGGAAGCTGCTGCTAAAAAAGCAAAACCCAAAAAGAAAGTAGCCGCTAAAAAAAAGAAAACTTCTCCTAAAAAAGGACCGAAACCGATCGTATTATTATATGTAAGTGATGAGCATGGTAGAGTGTTCCTGCCTGCATTCTCCCATCCTTCTGAATCATTCCGTTATTTCAAAAAAGAGACTGCACTTGTTCCGATCACTGCGCGGGAATTATGGGCCTTAGGTCTACAGAATAAGGGTGTTTCAGGGGTGGCTATCGATCCGGGTTCTACGTTATGGTTGCTCTCCAGAGATCATTTGGAATTATTGCAAAAAGAAAAATAA